The Azospirillum baldaniorum genome window below encodes:
- a CDS encoding TetR/AcrR family transcriptional regulator — protein sequence MDEPGSEPACGEGSAPLFFEDVLAMWSRERTRPKRERTRYMLLSIVARHLRTFSGKLMTVEALLDEAGLSRGTFYNHFKDMDECAAVLVTLFFEHVTYRRSATRGPRSSYDAILDANTVYCRAYEANAGVYSLFSELATRDPEVLRMRERMNSEWVERIIAVVARRRGHPFTEGERGKFEGVLRLMIAMTIESLRERFVHGDALLCRSFPTADSLAKALSDQWHKAMAEFDGPATDAT from the coding sequence GTGGATGAACCGGGAAGCGAGCCCGCGTGCGGCGAAGGCTCCGCTCCGCTGTTCTTTGAAGACGTGCTCGCGATGTGGAGCCGGGAACGGACGCGCCCGAAACGGGAGCGGACGCGCTACATGCTGCTCTCGATCGTCGCCCGCCACCTTCGCACGTTTTCGGGAAAACTGATGACCGTCGAGGCGCTGCTCGACGAAGCTGGGTTGTCCCGGGGCACGTTCTATAACCACTTCAAGGATATGGACGAGTGCGCGGCCGTCCTCGTCACCCTGTTCTTCGAGCATGTGACGTATCGGCGCTCCGCAACCCGGGGGCCGAGGAGCAGTTACGACGCGATCCTGGACGCCAACACGGTCTATTGCCGCGCTTACGAGGCGAACGCGGGCGTCTACAGCCTGTTCTCCGAACTCGCCACGCGTGACCCGGAGGTGCTGCGCATGCGCGAACGCATGAATTCCGAGTGGGTCGAGCGCATCATAGCGGTGGTCGCCCGCCGTCGCGGCCATCCCTTCACCGAGGGCGAGCGCGGCAAATTCGAAGGCGTGCTGAGATTGATGATCGCGATGACGATCGAAAGCCTTCGCGAGCGGTTCGTCCATGGCGACGCGCTGCTGTGCCGGTCGTTCCCCACCGCCGACAGCTTGGCAAAAGCTCTGTCGGACCAGTGGCACAAGGCGATGGCGGAGTTCGACGGTCCAGCCACCGACGCCACGTGA
- a CDS encoding NnrS family protein encodes MTDAIQTARAPTLADILGDEGLRLFFPLSALHAALWPLLWAVVNGFALPFDGAIPPGLWHAHEMLFGSFGAAVLGFITTAIPEWTDSRRLQGRALFALAALWGIGRVAGLAGADAAAVVVAVADTAWLAALPVYVAAVSWRKRTVRLVGVLLWLSALAVSGAVVHAAFVIGDVERAQAGLHAAGLVLLGLLGLVLTRISVPVTNLVLDPGQSSSPYRPHPGRLNLAPGLVAIALAGEVAGLSPAVSAYLFIAAGAAFLDRVAESFIGRAVFRAEILALAGSSLMAGAGLLLVGASRLGAGFAETPALHLALIGGLGLGVLAVFAIAGLFHTGRTFPLPAAARLAVALLIGAVALRVLPELGVLPAPPGPPHALAALLWAAAFLSWLKVYWPFLSRPRVEEAAVC; translated from the coding sequence ATGACGGACGCGATCCAAACCGCCCGCGCGCCGACCCTCGCCGACATCCTCGGCGACGAGGGGCTGCGTCTGTTCTTCCCGCTGTCGGCCCTGCACGCCGCTCTGTGGCCGCTGCTGTGGGCGGTGGTCAACGGCTTCGCCCTGCCCTTCGACGGCGCGATCCCGCCGGGACTGTGGCACGCGCACGAGATGCTGTTCGGCTCCTTCGGCGCCGCGGTGCTCGGCTTCATCACCACGGCCATCCCGGAATGGACCGACAGCCGGCGGCTTCAGGGCCGCGCCCTCTTCGCGCTGGCGGCGCTGTGGGGAATCGGACGGGTCGCCGGTCTGGCCGGCGCCGACGCGGCGGCCGTCGTCGTCGCGGTGGCCGACACGGCGTGGCTCGCCGCCCTGCCCGTCTACGTCGCGGCGGTGTCCTGGCGCAAGCGCACGGTCCGGCTGGTCGGCGTTCTCCTCTGGCTGAGCGCGCTCGCGGTGTCCGGTGCCGTGGTTCACGCCGCGTTCGTCATCGGTGACGTGGAACGGGCGCAGGCCGGGCTGCACGCCGCCGGTCTGGTGCTGCTCGGGTTGCTCGGTCTCGTTCTGACGCGCATTTCGGTGCCCGTCACGAATCTCGTGCTCGACCCCGGTCAGAGCAGTTCGCCCTACCGGCCCCATCCGGGACGCCTCAATCTGGCGCCCGGTCTGGTCGCCATCGCCCTGGCCGGGGAGGTCGCCGGGCTGTCGCCCGCGGTGAGCGCTTATCTCTTCATCGCCGCCGGGGCCGCCTTTCTCGACCGGGTCGCGGAATCCTTCATCGGACGCGCCGTCTTCCGCGCGGAGATCCTGGCCCTGGCCGGGTCGAGCCTGATGGCGGGCGCCGGGCTGCTGCTGGTCGGCGCTTCCCGGCTGGGGGCCGGGTTCGCCGAGACGCCGGCGCTGCATCTGGCGCTGATAGGCGGGCTGGGCCTCGGCGTGCTGGCGGTCTTCGCCATCGCCGGGCTGTTCCACACCGGCCGGACCTTTCCCCTTCCAGCGGCGGCGCGTCTGGCCGTTGCGCTGCTGATCGGGGCCGTGGCCCTGCGGGTCCTGCCGGAGCTGGGCGTCCTGCCGGCGCCGCCCGGACCGCCCCACGCGCTGGCGGCCCTGCTCTGGGCGGCAGCCTTCCTATCCTGGCTCAAGGTCTATTGGCCCTTCCTGTCGCGCCCCCGCGTGGAGGAGGCCGCCGTGTGCTGA
- a CDS encoding NnrS family protein codes for MNPPSSSKAGGGPFLLFGALHAAALAAVWVPWFLGLISPEMALSPSSWHAHEFLFGVVPAIIGGVLLTAAPNRTGHPPPAGWPLTMLLAVWIVGRLGLAGSAALEPLTVGLLALLFPVALLAVAGREFLLTRNGRNLTILTVLSVLVGAQGLFHWEQWRFGQSAYGTRLAVAALLAWTVLEAGIMPGIAGGRRKACGPSPPQVPSSRVDGAAKGLGLLALGIWIVQDEGVLNEHLSGALLLAAGLTQAARLARWRPRHAPSGRSVAVLRASCAFIPAGFLLAAWASLGGGTAFNAAALHAWTMGAIGGIALTVLARTAVGHSGPAPMASRLTTGIHLAVAAAACARIAAALDPQRTMLLIPLAGALWIAAFLTFALLHGRRSGRWASGTVRPATPD; via the coding sequence ATGAATCCCCCCTCCTCCTCCAAAGCCGGCGGTGGCCCCTTCCTCCTCTTCGGAGCGCTCCACGCCGCAGCGCTGGCCGCCGTCTGGGTGCCGTGGTTCCTCGGCCTCATCAGTCCGGAGATGGCGCTCTCACCCTCCTCCTGGCACGCGCATGAATTTCTGTTCGGCGTCGTGCCGGCCATCATCGGTGGCGTTCTGCTGACGGCGGCGCCGAACCGAACCGGTCATCCGCCTCCGGCCGGCTGGCCTCTGACCATGCTGCTGGCCGTCTGGATCGTCGGACGGCTGGGCTTGGCCGGATCGGCGGCGCTGGAGCCGCTGACCGTCGGGCTGCTTGCCCTGCTGTTCCCGGTCGCCCTCCTCGCTGTGGCCGGACGGGAATTCCTTCTGACGAGAAACGGCCGCAACCTGACGATCCTCACCGTCCTTTCCGTCCTGGTCGGCGCGCAGGGCCTGTTCCATTGGGAGCAGTGGCGCTTCGGGCAAAGCGCCTACGGCACGCGCCTCGCGGTGGCGGCGCTTCTGGCCTGGACCGTGCTGGAGGCCGGGATCATGCCGGGCATCGCCGGAGGACGGCGGAAGGCGTGCGGCCCCTCCCCTCCGCAAGTTCCCTCCTCCCGCGTCGACGGGGCGGCGAAGGGGCTCGGGCTGCTTGCCCTCGGGATCTGGATCGTTCAGGACGAGGGCGTTTTGAACGAACACCTGTCCGGCGCCCTGCTGCTGGCCGCCGGATTAACGCAGGCGGCGCGACTCGCGCGGTGGCGACCGCGTCACGCGCCGTCCGGGCGATCCGTGGCCGTCCTCCGTGCTTCCTGCGCCTTCATCCCGGCCGGGTTCCTGCTGGCGGCCTGGGCCTCGCTGGGCGGCGGTACGGCCTTCAACGCCGCGGCGCTCCACGCCTGGACCATGGGCGCCATTGGCGGCATAGCCCTGACGGTGCTGGCGCGGACCGCCGTCGGCCACAGTGGGCCTGCGCCCATGGCCTCCCGGCTGACGACCGGCATCCACCTCGCCGTGGCGGCAGCGGCCTGCGCGCGGATCGCCGCCGCGCTCGACCCGCAGCGCACGATGCTGCTGATTCCGCTGGCGGGTGCCTTGTGGATCGCCGCCTTCCTGACGTTCGCGCTGCTTCATGGGCGGAGGTCAGGCCGCTGGGCGAGCGGGACCGTACGGCCGGCGACACCGGACTGA